The following is a genomic window from Hyphomicrobiales bacterium.
GCTTGAACACGCCGAGCGGCTCGCTCTTCAGCTTCTGCTCGATGATATCGAACGCGCCATAGACGATCGCTTCAGCGGACGACTTCTTGCCGTCGCGCATGATCGAGTTCATGAACTTCGTAACGACGATGTCACCGAACTTCGGGTCCGGAATGATCTCGCGCTTCTCGGCACTGTGACGACGGGACATGTCGCTCGTCCTTAACTTCGCATTTCGTCAACGGGGCCGCCTACGGCACCCCTGCTCAACCGGCAGAAACCGGTACGATTACTTCGGCCGCTTGGCGCCGTACTTCGAACGGCGCTGCTTCCGGTTCTTCACGCCCTGGGTATCGAGGACACCGCGCAGGATGTGATAGCGAACGCCCGGAAGGTCCTTCACGCGACCACCACGGATCATGACGACCGAGTGCTCCTGGAGGTTATGCCCCTCACCGGGAATGTAGCCGATCACCTCAAAGCCATTCGTCAACCGGACCTTGGCGACCTTACGAAGAGCCGAGTTCGGCTTCTTCGGGGTGGTCGTGTAAACACGCGTGCAAACACCACGCTTCTGAGGGCAAGCCTCCAGCGCAGGAACCTTGTTACGGCTCTTGGGCGCCACCCGCGGCTTGCTGATCAACTGGTTGATCGTCGGCATGCTCTCGTTCTCTCGCTTCGGCCGCCGTGACGACCTTTGGCCCTGTTCGGCACCGCCACCCCCAAGGGAGGACGAGCACCAATTCACCGTGCATCAGCACAACACCAACAACCACGCACAACGACTCGCGCCTTGAGCTGGTAAGCTTAAGGCGCGAAACGTGTGCAGAGGACCACGCCGCTTGCGCAACGCGATCTTGCCCCAGGTCTAACTTTACCAGCTATGCCGGCGGTCAGTTGGTGCTAAATTAGCAGCGTTTAGGGCCCATATCTCGAAACGAGTCGCTTCGATAAGCGAGCGCCTACTGCCTGCCTGAGTGGGCTGCTTTTAGACTCAGAAACCCTGGGCGTCAATAGAAAATTACCTGTTTTGCCCCGCGAAGCCCGGCCGGCGCGGCCAATTGCCAATCCCTTGGCCCATGAAAAAGGGCGCCGTGAAATTCACGACGCCCTTCCAGTCTCTTAAGAGGTCCGCAACCCGCAAGAATCGCGGATCTGCCGTTCTTACTCAGCTGCCGGTGGCAGCTCCGGCCGCACCACGGCCTGATTCTCGGAAACCCGCTGAGCGAGAATGAGATCGTCGCGCCGCTGGGCGATCTCGCGCAGGCGTGTAGCCAAGGCACCCGTACCCGCAGGGATCAGCGAACCAACGATCACGTTCTCCTTCAATCCCTCGAGAGAGTCGGCCTTGCCGTTGACCGCCGCCTCGGTAAGAACGCGGGTAGTCTCCTGGAACGAAGCCGCCGAGATGAAGGACCTCGTCTGCAGGCTCGCCTTGGTGATGCCGAGCAGAACAGGGGTGCCTGCGGCAATCTTCTTGCCCTCGGCCTCCAGCTTCTCGTTTGCCTCGGCAAGCTCCATACGGTCGACCTGCTCGCCCTGCAGGAACTCCGAATCGCCAGGCTCGTCGATCTCGACCTTCTGCAGCATCTGGCGAACGATCACCTCGATGTGCTTGTCGTTGATGTTCACGCCCTGCAGCCGGTAGACCTCCTGAATCTCGTTGACGAGATAGGCGGCCAGTTCCTCGACGCCCTTGATCGCAAGGATGTCGTGCGGTGCCGGGTTACCATCGACGATGAAGTCGCCGACCTCGACGATGTCGCCATCCTGCAGATGGATGTGCTTACCCTTCGGGATCAGATACTCAACCGCATCGGAGCCGTCGTGGGGTGACAGCGTCAGGCGCCGCTTGTTCTTGTAGTCGCGCCCGAAGGAAATCGTGCCCGACTTCTCGGCGATGATCGCGGCGTCCTTCGGACGACGGGCCTCGAACAGTTCAGCGACGCGCGGCAGACCACCCGTGATATCGCGGGTCTTGGCGCTGTCGGTCGGGATACGCGCGAGCGCGTC
Proteins encoded in this region:
- the rpsL gene encoding 30S ribosomal subunit protein S12; protein product: MPTINQLISKPRVAPKSRNKVPALEACPQKRGVCTRVYTTTPKKPNSALRKVAKVRLTNGFEVIGYIPGEGHNLQEHSVVMIRGGRVKDLPGVRYHILRGVLDTQGVKNRKQRRSKYGAKRPK